The following proteins come from a genomic window of Ursus arctos isolate Adak ecotype North America unplaced genomic scaffold, UrsArc2.0 scaffold_12, whole genome shotgun sequence:
- the FUBP1 gene encoding far upstream element-binding protein 1 isoform X6, translating to MADYSTVPPPSSGSAGGGGGGGGGGGVNDAFKDALQRARQIAAKIGGDAGTSLNSNDYGYGGQKRPLEDGDGSWTSPSSTTHWEGMPSPFKDQPDAKKVAPQNDSFGTQLPPMHQQQRSVMTEEYKVPDGMVGFIIGRGGEQISRIQQESGCKIQIAPDSGGLPERSCMLTGTPESVQSAKRLLDQIVEKGRPAPGFHHGDGPGNAVQEIMIPASKAGLVIGKGGETIKQLQERAGVKMVMIQDGPQNTGADKPLRITGDPYKVQQAKEMVLELIRDQGGFREVRNEYGSRIGGNEGIDVPIPRFAVGIVIGRNGEMIKKIQNDAGVRIQFKPDDGTTPDRIAQITGPPDRCQHAAEIITDLLRSVQAGNPGGPGPGGRGRGRGQGNWNMGPPGGLQEFNFIVPTGKTGLIIGKGGETIKSISQQSGARIELQRNPPPNADPNMKLFTIRGTPQQIDYARQLIEEKIGGPVNPLGPPVPHGPHGVPGPHGPPGPPGPGTPMGPYNPAPYNPGPPGPAPHGPPAPYAPQGWGNAYPHWQQQAPPDPAKAGTDPNSAAWAAYYAHYYQQQAQPPPAAPAGAPTTTQTNGQGDQQNPAPAGQVDYTKAWEEYYKKMGQQGQTQDYSKAWEEYYKKQGQAVPAPTGAPPGGQPDYSAAWAEYYRQQAAYYAQTSPQGMPQHPPAPQCLPRPSTLGSAAKSNRNYPCVKRRLA from the exons attgcaGCAAAAATTGGAGGTGATGCTGGTACATCACTGAATTCAAATGACTATGGTTATGGGGGACAAAAAAGACCTTTGGAAGATGGAG aTGGCTCTTGGACAAGTCCGAGCAGTACAACACACTGGGAGGGAATGCCCTCTCCTTTTAAAg ATCAACCAGATGCTAAGAAAGTTGCTCCTCAAAATGACT CTTTTGGAACACAGTTACCACCGATGCATCAGCAGCAAAG GTCTGTAATGACAGAAGAATACAAAGTTCCAGATGGAATGGTTGGATTTA TAATTGGCAGAGGTGGTGAACAGATCTCACGTATACAACAAGAATCTGGATGCAAAATACAGATAGCTCCTG acAGTGGTGGCCTTCCAGAAAGGTCTTGTATGCTAACTGGAACACCTGAATCTGTCCA ATCAGCAAAACGGTTACTGGACCAGATTGTTGAAAAAGGAAGACCAGCCCCTGGCTTCCATCATGGTGATGGACCAGGAAATGCAGTTCAAGAAATCATGATTCCAGCTAGCAAGGCAGGATTAGTTATTGGAAAGGGAGGAGAAACTATTAAACAACTTCAG GAGCGGGCTGGAGTTAAAATGGTTATGATTCAAGATGGACCTCAGAACACTGGTGCTGACAAACCTCTTAGGATTACAGGAGACCCATACAAAGTTCAG CAAGCCAAGGAAATGGTTTTAGAGTTAATTCGTGATCAAGGTGGTTTCAGAGAAGTTCGAAATGAGTATGGGTCAAGAATAGGAGGAAATGAAGGGATAGAT GTCCCCATTCCAAGATTTGCTGTTGGCATTGTAataggaagaaatggagagatgattaaaaaaatacaaaatgatgcTGGTGTTCGAATTCAATTTAAGCCAG aTGATGGAACAACACCTGATAGAATAGCACAAATAACGGGACCTCCAGACCGATGTCAGCATGCTGCAGAAATTATTACAGACCTTCTTCGAAGTGTTCAG GCTGGTAATCCTGGTGGACCTGGACCTGGTGGTCGAGGAAGAGGTAGAGGTCAAGGCAACTGGAACATGGGACCACCTGGTGGACTACAGGAATTTAATTTCATTGTACcaactgggaaaactggattaaTAATAGGAAAag GAGGTGAAACCATAAAAAGCATAAGCCAGCAGTCTGGTGCAAGAATAGAACTTCAGAGAAATCCTCCACCTAATGCAGATCCTAATATGAAATTATTTACAATCCGTGGCACTCCACAGCAAATAGACTATGCACGGCAACTTATAGAAGAAAAGATTGGT GGCCCGGTAAATCCTTTAGGGCCACCTGTACCCCATGGGCCCCATGGTGTCCCAGGCCCTCACGGgcctcctgggcctccagggCCTGGAACTCCAATGGGACCATACAACCCTGCACCTTATAATCCAGGACCACCCGGCCCTGCTCCTCA TGGTCCTCCAGCTCCTTATGCTCCCCAGGGGTGGGGAAATGCATATCCACACTGGCAGCAACAGGCCCCTCCTGATCCAG CTAAGGCAGGAACGGATCCAAATTCAGCAGCTTGGGCTGCCTATTATGCTCACTATTATCAGCAGCAAGCACAGCCACCACCTGCAGCTCCTGCCGGTGCACCAACTACAACCCAAACCAATGGACAAG GAGATCAGCAGAATCCAGCTCCAGCTGGACAGGTTGATTATACCAAGGCTTGGGAAGAGTATTACAAGAAAATGG GTCAACAAGGGCAGACACAAGATTATTCAAAAGCTTGGGAGGAATATTACAAGAAGCAAG GTCAAGCAGTTCCTGCTCCTACTGGTGCTCCACCAGGTGGTCAGCCAGATTATAGTGCAGCCTGGGCTGAGTACTATAGACAACAAGCAGCCTACTATGCCCAGACAAGTCCCCAGGGAATGCCACAGCATCCTCCAGCACCTCAG TGCCTTCCCAGACCTTCCACCTTAGGTTCTGCTGCAAAAAGCAACAG AAACTACCCGTGTGTAAAAAGAAGATTGGCTTAA
- the FUBP1 gene encoding far upstream element-binding protein 1 isoform X11 produces MADYSTVPPPSSGSAGGGGGGGGGGGVNDAFKDALQRARQIAAKIGGDAGTSLNSNDYGYGGQKRPLEDGDQPDAKKVAPQNDSFGTQLPPMHQQQRSVMTEEYKVPDGMVGFIIGRGGEQISRIQQESGCKIQIAPDSGGLPERSCMLTGTPESVQSAKRLLDQIVEKGRPAPGFHHGDGPGNAVQEIMIPASKAGLVIGKGGETIKQLQERAGVKMVMIQDGPQNTGADKPLRITGDPYKVQQAKEMVLELIRDQGGFREVRNEYGSRIGGNEGIDVPIPRFAVGIVIGRNGEMIKKIQNDAGVRIQFKPDDGTTPDRIAQITGPPDRCQHAAEIITDLLRSVQAGNPGGPGPGGRGRGRGQGNWNMGPPGGLQEFNFIVPTGKTGLIIGKGGETIKSISQQSGARIELQRNPPPNADPNMKLFTIRGTPQQIDYARQLIEEKIGGPVNPLGPPVPHGPHGVPGPHGPPGPPGPGTPMGPYNPAPYNPGPPGPAPHGPPAPYAPQGWGNAYPHWQQQAPPDPAKAGTDPNSAAWAAYYAHYYQQQAQPPPAAPAGAPTTTQTNGQGNYGDQQNPAPAGQVDYTKAWEEYYKKMGQQGQTQDYSKAWEEYYKKQGQAVPAPTGAPPGGQPDYSAAWAEYYRQQAAYYAQTSPQGMPQHPPAPQCLPRPSTLGSAAKSNRNYPCVKRRLA; encoded by the exons attgcaGCAAAAATTGGAGGTGATGCTGGTACATCACTGAATTCAAATGACTATGGTTATGGGGGACAAAAAAGACCTTTGGAAGATGGAG ATCAACCAGATGCTAAGAAAGTTGCTCCTCAAAATGACT CTTTTGGAACACAGTTACCACCGATGCATCAGCAGCAAAG GTCTGTAATGACAGAAGAATACAAAGTTCCAGATGGAATGGTTGGATTTA TAATTGGCAGAGGTGGTGAACAGATCTCACGTATACAACAAGAATCTGGATGCAAAATACAGATAGCTCCTG acAGTGGTGGCCTTCCAGAAAGGTCTTGTATGCTAACTGGAACACCTGAATCTGTCCA ATCAGCAAAACGGTTACTGGACCAGATTGTTGAAAAAGGAAGACCAGCCCCTGGCTTCCATCATGGTGATGGACCAGGAAATGCAGTTCAAGAAATCATGATTCCAGCTAGCAAGGCAGGATTAGTTATTGGAAAGGGAGGAGAAACTATTAAACAACTTCAG GAGCGGGCTGGAGTTAAAATGGTTATGATTCAAGATGGACCTCAGAACACTGGTGCTGACAAACCTCTTAGGATTACAGGAGACCCATACAAAGTTCAG CAAGCCAAGGAAATGGTTTTAGAGTTAATTCGTGATCAAGGTGGTTTCAGAGAAGTTCGAAATGAGTATGGGTCAAGAATAGGAGGAAATGAAGGGATAGAT GTCCCCATTCCAAGATTTGCTGTTGGCATTGTAataggaagaaatggagagatgattaaaaaaatacaaaatgatgcTGGTGTTCGAATTCAATTTAAGCCAG aTGATGGAACAACACCTGATAGAATAGCACAAATAACGGGACCTCCAGACCGATGTCAGCATGCTGCAGAAATTATTACAGACCTTCTTCGAAGTGTTCAG GCTGGTAATCCTGGTGGACCTGGACCTGGTGGTCGAGGAAGAGGTAGAGGTCAAGGCAACTGGAACATGGGACCACCTGGTGGACTACAGGAATTTAATTTCATTGTACcaactgggaaaactggattaaTAATAGGAAAag GAGGTGAAACCATAAAAAGCATAAGCCAGCAGTCTGGTGCAAGAATAGAACTTCAGAGAAATCCTCCACCTAATGCAGATCCTAATATGAAATTATTTACAATCCGTGGCACTCCACAGCAAATAGACTATGCACGGCAACTTATAGAAGAAAAGATTGGT GGCCCGGTAAATCCTTTAGGGCCACCTGTACCCCATGGGCCCCATGGTGTCCCAGGCCCTCACGGgcctcctgggcctccagggCCTGGAACTCCAATGGGACCATACAACCCTGCACCTTATAATCCAGGACCACCCGGCCCTGCTCCTCA TGGTCCTCCAGCTCCTTATGCTCCCCAGGGGTGGGGAAATGCATATCCACACTGGCAGCAACAGGCCCCTCCTGATCCAG CTAAGGCAGGAACGGATCCAAATTCAGCAGCTTGGGCTGCCTATTATGCTCACTATTATCAGCAGCAAGCACAGCCACCACCTGCAGCTCCTGCCGGTGCACCAACTACAACCCAAACCAATGGACAAGGTAACTATG GAGATCAGCAGAATCCAGCTCCAGCTGGACAGGTTGATTATACCAAGGCTTGGGAAGAGTATTACAAGAAAATGG GTCAACAAGGGCAGACACAAGATTATTCAAAAGCTTGGGAGGAATATTACAAGAAGCAAG GTCAAGCAGTTCCTGCTCCTACTGGTGCTCCACCAGGTGGTCAGCCAGATTATAGTGCAGCCTGGGCTGAGTACTATAGACAACAAGCAGCCTACTATGCCCAGACAAGTCCCCAGGGAATGCCACAGCATCCTCCAGCACCTCAG TGCCTTCCCAGACCTTCCACCTTAGGTTCTGCTGCAAAAAGCAACAG AAACTACCCGTGTGTAAAAAGAAGATTGGCTTAA
- the FUBP1 gene encoding far upstream element-binding protein 1 isoform X13 has product MADYSTVPPPSSGSAGGGGGGGGGGGVNDAFKDALQRARQIAAKIGGDAGTSLNSNDYGYGGQKRPLEDGDGSWTSPSSTTHWEGMPSPFKDQPDAKKVAPQNDSFGTQLPPMHQQQSRSVMTEEYKVPDGMVGFIIGRGGEQISRIQQESGCKIQIAPDSGGLPERSCMLTGTPESVQSAKRLLDQIVEKGRPAPGFHHGDGPGNAVQEIMIPASKAGLVIGKGGETIKQLQERAGVKMVMIQDGPQNTGADKPLRITGDPYKVQQAKEMVLELIRDQGGFREVRNEYGSRIGGNEGIDVPIPRFAVGIVIGRNGEMIKKIQNDAGVRIQFKPDDGTTPDRIAQITGPPDRCQHAAEIITDLLRSVQAGNPGGPGPGGRGRGRGQGNWNMGPPGGLQEFNFIVPTGKTGLIIGKGGETIKSISQQSGARIELQRNPPPNADPNMKLFTIRGTPQQIDYARQLIEEKIGGPVNPLGPPVPHGPHGVPGPHGPPGPPGPGTPMGPYNPAPYNPGPPGPAPHGPPAPYAPQGWGNAYPHWQQQAPPDPAKAGTDPNSAAWAAYYAHYYQQQAQPPPAAPAGAPTTTQTNGQGNYGDQQNPAPAGQVDYTKAWEEYYKKMGQQGQTQDYSKAWEEYYKKQGQAVPAPTGAPPGGQPDYSAAWAEYYRQQAAYYAQTSPQGMPQHPPAPQGQ; this is encoded by the exons attgcaGCAAAAATTGGAGGTGATGCTGGTACATCACTGAATTCAAATGACTATGGTTATGGGGGACAAAAAAGACCTTTGGAAGATGGAG aTGGCTCTTGGACAAGTCCGAGCAGTACAACACACTGGGAGGGAATGCCCTCTCCTTTTAAAg ATCAACCAGATGCTAAGAAAGTTGCTCCTCAAAATGACT CTTTTGGAACACAGTTACCACCGATGCATCAGCAGCAAAG CAGGTCTGTAATGACAGAAGAATACAAAGTTCCAGATGGAATGGTTGGATTTA TAATTGGCAGAGGTGGTGAACAGATCTCACGTATACAACAAGAATCTGGATGCAAAATACAGATAGCTCCTG acAGTGGTGGCCTTCCAGAAAGGTCTTGTATGCTAACTGGAACACCTGAATCTGTCCA ATCAGCAAAACGGTTACTGGACCAGATTGTTGAAAAAGGAAGACCAGCCCCTGGCTTCCATCATGGTGATGGACCAGGAAATGCAGTTCAAGAAATCATGATTCCAGCTAGCAAGGCAGGATTAGTTATTGGAAAGGGAGGAGAAACTATTAAACAACTTCAG GAGCGGGCTGGAGTTAAAATGGTTATGATTCAAGATGGACCTCAGAACACTGGTGCTGACAAACCTCTTAGGATTACAGGAGACCCATACAAAGTTCAG CAAGCCAAGGAAATGGTTTTAGAGTTAATTCGTGATCAAGGTGGTTTCAGAGAAGTTCGAAATGAGTATGGGTCAAGAATAGGAGGAAATGAAGGGATAGAT GTCCCCATTCCAAGATTTGCTGTTGGCATTGTAataggaagaaatggagagatgattaaaaaaatacaaaatgatgcTGGTGTTCGAATTCAATTTAAGCCAG aTGATGGAACAACACCTGATAGAATAGCACAAATAACGGGACCTCCAGACCGATGTCAGCATGCTGCAGAAATTATTACAGACCTTCTTCGAAGTGTTCAG GCTGGTAATCCTGGTGGACCTGGACCTGGTGGTCGAGGAAGAGGTAGAGGTCAAGGCAACTGGAACATGGGACCACCTGGTGGACTACAGGAATTTAATTTCATTGTACcaactgggaaaactggattaaTAATAGGAAAag GAGGTGAAACCATAAAAAGCATAAGCCAGCAGTCTGGTGCAAGAATAGAACTTCAGAGAAATCCTCCACCTAATGCAGATCCTAATATGAAATTATTTACAATCCGTGGCACTCCACAGCAAATAGACTATGCACGGCAACTTATAGAAGAAAAGATTGGT GGCCCGGTAAATCCTTTAGGGCCACCTGTACCCCATGGGCCCCATGGTGTCCCAGGCCCTCACGGgcctcctgggcctccagggCCTGGAACTCCAATGGGACCATACAACCCTGCACCTTATAATCCAGGACCACCCGGCCCTGCTCCTCA TGGTCCTCCAGCTCCTTATGCTCCCCAGGGGTGGGGAAATGCATATCCACACTGGCAGCAACAGGCCCCTCCTGATCCAG CTAAGGCAGGAACGGATCCAAATTCAGCAGCTTGGGCTGCCTATTATGCTCACTATTATCAGCAGCAAGCACAGCCACCACCTGCAGCTCCTGCCGGTGCACCAACTACAACCCAAACCAATGGACAAGGTAACTATG GAGATCAGCAGAATCCAGCTCCAGCTGGACAGGTTGATTATACCAAGGCTTGGGAAGAGTATTACAAGAAAATGG GTCAACAAGGGCAGACACAAGATTATTCAAAAGCTTGGGAGGAATATTACAAGAAGCAAG GTCAAGCAGTTCCTGCTCCTACTGGTGCTCCACCAGGTGGTCAGCCAGATTATAGTGCAGCCTGGGCTGAGTACTATAGACAACAAGCAGCCTACTATGCCCAGACAAGTCCCCAGGGAATGCCACAGCATCCTCCAGCACCTCAG GGCCAATAA
- the FUBP1 gene encoding far upstream element-binding protein 1 isoform X24, translated as MADYSTVPPPSSGSAGGGGGGGGGGGVNDAFKDALQRARQIAAKIGGDAGTSLNSNDYGYGGQKRPLEDGDQPDAKKVAPQNDSFGTQLPPMHQQQSRSVMTEEYKVPDGMVGFIIGRGGEQISRIQQESGCKIQIAPDSGGLPERSCMLTGTPESVQSAKRLLDQIVEKGRPAPGFHHGDGPGNAVQEIMIPASKAGLVIGKGGETIKQLQERAGVKMVMIQDGPQNTGADKPLRITGDPYKVQQAKEMVLELIRDQGGFREVRNEYGSRIGGNEGIDVPIPRFAVGIVIGRNGEMIKKIQNDAGVRIQFKPDDGTTPDRIAQITGPPDRCQHAAEIITDLLRSVQAGNPGGPGPGGRGRGRGQGNWNMGPPGGLQEFNFIVPTGKTGLIIGKGGETIKSISQQSGARIELQRNPPPNADPNMKLFTIRGTPQQIDYARQLIEEKIGGPVNPLGPPVPHGPHGVPGPHGPPGPPGPGTPMGPYNPAPYNPGPPGPAPHGPPAPYAPQGWGNAYPHWQQQAPPDPAKAGTDPNSAAWAAYYAHYYQQQAQPPPAAPAGAPTTTQTNGQGNYGDQQNPAPAGQVDYTKAWEEYYKKMGQQGQTQDYSKAWEEYYKKQGQAVPAPTGAPPGGQPDYSAAWAEYYRQQAAYYAQTSPQGMPQHPPAPQGQ; from the exons attgcaGCAAAAATTGGAGGTGATGCTGGTACATCACTGAATTCAAATGACTATGGTTATGGGGGACAAAAAAGACCTTTGGAAGATGGAG ATCAACCAGATGCTAAGAAAGTTGCTCCTCAAAATGACT CTTTTGGAACACAGTTACCACCGATGCATCAGCAGCAAAG CAGGTCTGTAATGACAGAAGAATACAAAGTTCCAGATGGAATGGTTGGATTTA TAATTGGCAGAGGTGGTGAACAGATCTCACGTATACAACAAGAATCTGGATGCAAAATACAGATAGCTCCTG acAGTGGTGGCCTTCCAGAAAGGTCTTGTATGCTAACTGGAACACCTGAATCTGTCCA ATCAGCAAAACGGTTACTGGACCAGATTGTTGAAAAAGGAAGACCAGCCCCTGGCTTCCATCATGGTGATGGACCAGGAAATGCAGTTCAAGAAATCATGATTCCAGCTAGCAAGGCAGGATTAGTTATTGGAAAGGGAGGAGAAACTATTAAACAACTTCAG GAGCGGGCTGGAGTTAAAATGGTTATGATTCAAGATGGACCTCAGAACACTGGTGCTGACAAACCTCTTAGGATTACAGGAGACCCATACAAAGTTCAG CAAGCCAAGGAAATGGTTTTAGAGTTAATTCGTGATCAAGGTGGTTTCAGAGAAGTTCGAAATGAGTATGGGTCAAGAATAGGAGGAAATGAAGGGATAGAT GTCCCCATTCCAAGATTTGCTGTTGGCATTGTAataggaagaaatggagagatgattaaaaaaatacaaaatgatgcTGGTGTTCGAATTCAATTTAAGCCAG aTGATGGAACAACACCTGATAGAATAGCACAAATAACGGGACCTCCAGACCGATGTCAGCATGCTGCAGAAATTATTACAGACCTTCTTCGAAGTGTTCAG GCTGGTAATCCTGGTGGACCTGGACCTGGTGGTCGAGGAAGAGGTAGAGGTCAAGGCAACTGGAACATGGGACCACCTGGTGGACTACAGGAATTTAATTTCATTGTACcaactgggaaaactggattaaTAATAGGAAAag GAGGTGAAACCATAAAAAGCATAAGCCAGCAGTCTGGTGCAAGAATAGAACTTCAGAGAAATCCTCCACCTAATGCAGATCCTAATATGAAATTATTTACAATCCGTGGCACTCCACAGCAAATAGACTATGCACGGCAACTTATAGAAGAAAAGATTGGT GGCCCGGTAAATCCTTTAGGGCCACCTGTACCCCATGGGCCCCATGGTGTCCCAGGCCCTCACGGgcctcctgggcctccagggCCTGGAACTCCAATGGGACCATACAACCCTGCACCTTATAATCCAGGACCACCCGGCCCTGCTCCTCA TGGTCCTCCAGCTCCTTATGCTCCCCAGGGGTGGGGAAATGCATATCCACACTGGCAGCAACAGGCCCCTCCTGATCCAG CTAAGGCAGGAACGGATCCAAATTCAGCAGCTTGGGCTGCCTATTATGCTCACTATTATCAGCAGCAAGCACAGCCACCACCTGCAGCTCCTGCCGGTGCACCAACTACAACCCAAACCAATGGACAAGGTAACTATG GAGATCAGCAGAATCCAGCTCCAGCTGGACAGGTTGATTATACCAAGGCTTGGGAAGAGTATTACAAGAAAATGG GTCAACAAGGGCAGACACAAGATTATTCAAAAGCTTGGGAGGAATATTACAAGAAGCAAG GTCAAGCAGTTCCTGCTCCTACTGGTGCTCCACCAGGTGGTCAGCCAGATTATAGTGCAGCCTGGGCTGAGTACTATAGACAACAAGCAGCCTACTATGCCCAGACAAGTCCCCAGGGAATGCCACAGCATCCTCCAGCACCTCAG GGCCAATAA
- the FUBP1 gene encoding far upstream element-binding protein 1 isoform X9, which yields MADYSTVPPPSSGSAGGGGGGGGGGGVNDAFKDALQRARQIAAKIGGDAGTSLNSNDYGYGGQKRPLEDGDGSWTSPSSTTHWEGMPSPFKDQPDAKKVAPQNDSFGTQLPPMHQQQRSVMTEEYKVPDGMVGFIIGRGGEQISRIQQESGCKIQIAPDSGGLPERSCMLTGTPESVQSAKRLLDQIVEKGRPAPGFHHGDGPGNAVQEIMIPASKAGLVIGKGGETIKQLQERAGVKMVMIQDGPQNTGADKPLRITGDPYKVQQAKEMVLELIRDQGGFREVRNEYGSRIGGNEGIDVPIPRFAVGIVIGRNGEMIKKIQNDAGVRIQFKPDDGTTPDRIAQITGPPDRCQHAAEIITDLLRSVQAGNPGGPGPGGRGRGRGQGNWNMGPPGGLQEFNFIVPTGKTGLIIGKGGETIKSISQQSGARIELQRNPPPNADPNMKLFTIRGTPQQIDYARQLIEEKIGGPVNPLGPPVPHGPHGVPGPHGPPGPPGPGTPMGPYNPAPYNPGPPGPAPHGPPAPYAPQGWGNAYPHWQQQAPPDPAKAGTDPNSAAWAAYYAHYYQQQAQPPPAAPAGAPTTTQTNGQGNYGDQQNPAPAGQVDYTKAWEEYYKKMGQAVPAPTGAPPGGQPDYSAAWAEYYRQQAAYYAQTSPQGMPQHPPAPQCLPRPSTLGSAAKSNRNYPCVKRRLA from the exons attgcaGCAAAAATTGGAGGTGATGCTGGTACATCACTGAATTCAAATGACTATGGTTATGGGGGACAAAAAAGACCTTTGGAAGATGGAG aTGGCTCTTGGACAAGTCCGAGCAGTACAACACACTGGGAGGGAATGCCCTCTCCTTTTAAAg ATCAACCAGATGCTAAGAAAGTTGCTCCTCAAAATGACT CTTTTGGAACACAGTTACCACCGATGCATCAGCAGCAAAG GTCTGTAATGACAGAAGAATACAAAGTTCCAGATGGAATGGTTGGATTTA TAATTGGCAGAGGTGGTGAACAGATCTCACGTATACAACAAGAATCTGGATGCAAAATACAGATAGCTCCTG acAGTGGTGGCCTTCCAGAAAGGTCTTGTATGCTAACTGGAACACCTGAATCTGTCCA ATCAGCAAAACGGTTACTGGACCAGATTGTTGAAAAAGGAAGACCAGCCCCTGGCTTCCATCATGGTGATGGACCAGGAAATGCAGTTCAAGAAATCATGATTCCAGCTAGCAAGGCAGGATTAGTTATTGGAAAGGGAGGAGAAACTATTAAACAACTTCAG GAGCGGGCTGGAGTTAAAATGGTTATGATTCAAGATGGACCTCAGAACACTGGTGCTGACAAACCTCTTAGGATTACAGGAGACCCATACAAAGTTCAG CAAGCCAAGGAAATGGTTTTAGAGTTAATTCGTGATCAAGGTGGTTTCAGAGAAGTTCGAAATGAGTATGGGTCAAGAATAGGAGGAAATGAAGGGATAGAT GTCCCCATTCCAAGATTTGCTGTTGGCATTGTAataggaagaaatggagagatgattaaaaaaatacaaaatgatgcTGGTGTTCGAATTCAATTTAAGCCAG aTGATGGAACAACACCTGATAGAATAGCACAAATAACGGGACCTCCAGACCGATGTCAGCATGCTGCAGAAATTATTACAGACCTTCTTCGAAGTGTTCAG GCTGGTAATCCTGGTGGACCTGGACCTGGTGGTCGAGGAAGAGGTAGAGGTCAAGGCAACTGGAACATGGGACCACCTGGTGGACTACAGGAATTTAATTTCATTGTACcaactgggaaaactggattaaTAATAGGAAAag GAGGTGAAACCATAAAAAGCATAAGCCAGCAGTCTGGTGCAAGAATAGAACTTCAGAGAAATCCTCCACCTAATGCAGATCCTAATATGAAATTATTTACAATCCGTGGCACTCCACAGCAAATAGACTATGCACGGCAACTTATAGAAGAAAAGATTGGT GGCCCGGTAAATCCTTTAGGGCCACCTGTACCCCATGGGCCCCATGGTGTCCCAGGCCCTCACGGgcctcctgggcctccagggCCTGGAACTCCAATGGGACCATACAACCCTGCACCTTATAATCCAGGACCACCCGGCCCTGCTCCTCA TGGTCCTCCAGCTCCTTATGCTCCCCAGGGGTGGGGAAATGCATATCCACACTGGCAGCAACAGGCCCCTCCTGATCCAG CTAAGGCAGGAACGGATCCAAATTCAGCAGCTTGGGCTGCCTATTATGCTCACTATTATCAGCAGCAAGCACAGCCACCACCTGCAGCTCCTGCCGGTGCACCAACTACAACCCAAACCAATGGACAAGGTAACTATG GAGATCAGCAGAATCCAGCTCCAGCTGGACAGGTTGATTATACCAAGGCTTGGGAAGAGTATTACAAGAAAATGG GTCAAGCAGTTCCTGCTCCTACTGGTGCTCCACCAGGTGGTCAGCCAGATTATAGTGCAGCCTGGGCTGAGTACTATAGACAACAAGCAGCCTACTATGCCCAGACAAGTCCCCAGGGAATGCCACAGCATCCTCCAGCACCTCAG TGCCTTCCCAGACCTTCCACCTTAGGTTCTGCTGCAAAAAGCAACAG AAACTACCCGTGTGTAAAAAGAAGATTGGCTTAA